In Drosophila bipectinata strain 14024-0381.07 chromosome 2R, DbipHiC1v2, whole genome shotgun sequence, one genomic interval encodes:
- the LOC108131972 gene encoding serine protease inhibitor 42Dd-like codes for MKYFVFLFLATSVSARFTDDVYQILAKEDADKNIISSPLSLEIVMAMVYMGAKGNTAKEMQTVLKLPEDRKEVAKKYRDFFTNLHNRERVAILELANRIYVNDNKKLLPEFNKIVADSFKAEAVPISVLNPKSAAATINSWVSENTRKKITEIINPGDIDMYLIAVLINAIYFKGEWKYAFNKTYTKKKIFRTSNQELQVDMMSLKGKFKANAFADLDAKVLELPYRNSSLSMQIFLPNSISGLSKLESQIGGFDRALREQDVYVEIPKFKIEFEKQLVKVLQKLGIKSVFEETADLSGMVSEGARVSKVLQKAFLEVNEEGAEASAATAGIVKGLSLCVGCETTMRFTADHPFAFLIRDEKTIYFQGHFVKP; via the exons ATGAAGTACTTCG tttttctatttttggccacgTCAGTGTCGGCTCGTTTTACCGACGATGTTTACCAGATCCTGGCCAAGGAGGATGCGGACAAAAACATAATATCCTCCCCTCTCTCCCTCGAAATTGTTATGGCCATGGTGTATATGGGAGCCAAAGGGAATACGGCTAAGGAAATGCAAACTGTTCTGAAACTGCCTGAAGATAGGAAAGAAGTGGCGAAGAAATACAGAGATTTCTTCACAAATCTTCATAATCGTGAGAGGGTTGCAATTCTTGAGCTGGCGAATCGCATTTATGTCAACGATAACAAGAAGTTATTGCCAGAGTTTAATAAGATCGTGGCTGACTCCTTCAAAGCCGAGGCAGTGCCCATTAGTGTACTTAATCCCAAATCTGCGGCAGCGACTATTAACTCTTGGGTCTCTGAGAATACGCGGAAAAAAATAACTGAAATTATCAATCCTGGCGATATAGATATGTATTTAATAGCGGTTCTTATAAATGCCATTTACTTTAAAGGCGAATGGAAGTATGCATTTAACAAAACTTATACTAAGAAGAAAATTTTCCGTACTTCTAACCAAGAACTTCAGGTGGATATGATGTCTCTAAAAGGCAAGTTCAAGGCCAATGCATTCGCCGACTTAGATGCCAAGGTTCTTGAACTTCCATATCGAAATTCAAGCCTCTCCATGCAAATATTCTTGCCAAACTCTATTAGCGGTCTCAGTAAATTGGAAAGCCAGATCGGAGGCTTCGACCGAGCTCTCCGTGAACAAGACGTGTACGTAGaaattccaaaatttaaaattgagttTGAAAAACAACTCGTCAAGGTACTTCAAAAG TTGGGAATTAAATCAGTATTTGAAGAAACTGCTGACTTGAGTGGCATGGTGTCAGAAGGTGCAAGAGTCAGTAAAGTTCTACAAAAAGCATTTCTGGAAGTGAACGAGGAAGGTGCCGAAGCATCTGCTGCAActg CTGGTATTGTAAAGGGTCTTTCTTTGTGTGTGGGCTGTGAGACCACAATGAGATTTACAGCCGATCATCCCTTTGCCTTTTTAATTCGCGATGAGAagactatttatttccaaggACATTTTGTTAagccataa